The window ACCCAATAAAATGCGCTGTGTTGTACAAGAGCAGAATGAACGAGCGTTTAAATTTTGGCAAACCCTAGGTTTTAAAATGGTGTATCAGCGGGAAGACAACTTAGGAAAATTGGTTAACAAGACTTTTGTTTTAGAAAAAGGTCGTCTGGTTTAATTTCATGAGACTACAAACTTTTAATAATTAAGACCATCAATGCAATTTGAGTTCTCACTTAAAAATGATTCGATAATGAGTAATACACCAACCAAAAACTTACATGCGTTAATCAGGAACCAGCGGCTAAACATTTTAACGCTTTCCAAAGAGTCTGACATTCCTCAACCGACCCTACACCATCTTTTATCCGGCAAAACTAAAAAGCCAAGAAGGGCGCTTCTGCAAAAGTTAGCTCACTTTTTTGATGTTTCAATTCCAGCCCTATTAGAGATAGAGCTAACTAATGAGCTTGCAAATTCTGTTAAAAGACTTCCCATTTTAAACTGGAATGAAGATACATTAAATTTTTCTAAGCAATCAGAAATAGACAACGAATTTATAGTTGGCTCGTATCCTGAAGAAAATTTTGCCTTCTTTATAAATAAGAAATTTTGTCATAGCCCTTGACCTAACCAAAGCTTAGCTATCATGGCGACTAGTAAAACGCTTGAAGAATCTCAGTGCGGGTTAGTTTACTTTAAAAGTATGACCTTATCCTTAGTAAAATTTTAATGGAGCAGAGTAATTTTTTTATTAAGCACCAAACA is drawn from Legionella busanensis and contains these coding sequences:
- a CDS encoding helix-turn-helix domain-containing protein, which codes for MSNTPTKNLHALIRNQRLNILTLSKESDIPQPTLHHLLSGKTKKPRRALLQKLAHFFDVSIPALLEIELTNELANSVKRLPILNWNEDTLNFSKQSEIDNEFIVGSYPEENFAFFINKKFCHSP